One Myxococcota bacterium genomic region harbors:
- a CDS encoding phosphomannomutase/phosphoglucomutase codes for MKPGIFKAYDVRGLVPEELDARTALATGRAFARHLERGPIAVGYDMRASADELRDAFHAGLRAEGREVIDVGRVSTPQLYFAVASSGAGGGAMITASHNPGRYNGFKLCGPNAVPIGIESGLAAIRDRALALEHEPAPAARAGVTRRDFKAAYFDMLLALFPARARLRAVIDAGNGIAGEALSGLLERLPLSASRMYFEPDGSFPNHEADPLKPENLHDLQRAVKAERADLGIAFDGDGDRAVFVDERGEAIPADLTTALFSDVILERGLLGAKRGQPMLYDLRSSRVVPETMRARGAEPVRGRVGHAFMKAVMRERGACFGGELSGHYYFRFPAGYIADDGAAAMLLLLETLAVRARPLSELWQPYRRYRQSGEINRRVPDVARALARVRAAFPDGAADELDGLTVTYPSWWFNLRPSNTEPLLRLNLEAPDDESLARERDKILALIEAS; via the coding sequence GGACTGGTGCCCGAGGAGCTCGACGCGCGCACGGCGCTGGCCACGGGCCGCGCCTTCGCCCGCCACCTGGAGCGCGGGCCGATCGCCGTCGGCTACGACATGCGCGCCAGCGCCGACGAGCTGCGCGACGCTTTCCACGCCGGACTGCGCGCCGAGGGACGCGAGGTGATCGACGTCGGGCGTGTCTCGACGCCCCAGCTCTATTTCGCCGTCGCGAGCTCGGGTGCGGGCGGCGGCGCCATGATCACCGCGTCGCACAACCCGGGCCGCTACAACGGGTTCAAGCTGTGCGGTCCGAACGCCGTGCCGATCGGCATCGAGTCGGGGCTGGCCGCGATTCGCGACCGCGCGCTCGCGCTCGAGCACGAGCCTGCGCCCGCGGCGCGCGCCGGAGTCACTCGGCGCGACTTCAAGGCGGCCTACTTCGACATGCTGCTCGCGCTGTTCCCGGCGCGCGCGCGCCTGCGCGCGGTGATCGACGCGGGGAACGGCATCGCGGGCGAGGCGCTCTCGGGCCTGCTCGAGCGCCTGCCGCTCAGCGCCAGCCGCATGTACTTCGAGCCCGACGGCAGCTTTCCGAACCACGAGGCCGATCCGCTCAAGCCCGAGAACCTGCACGACCTGCAGCGCGCGGTGAAGGCGGAGCGCGCCGACCTGGGCATCGCCTTCGACGGCGACGGGGACCGCGCGGTGTTCGTGGACGAGCGCGGCGAGGCGATTCCCGCCGACCTCACGACCGCGCTGTTCAGCGACGTGATCCTCGAGCGCGGGCTGCTCGGCGCGAAGCGCGGCCAGCCGATGCTGTACGACCTGCGCTCGAGCCGCGTCGTGCCGGAGACGATGCGCGCGCGGGGCGCGGAGCCGGTCCGCGGCCGCGTGGGTCACGCCTTCATGAAGGCGGTCATGCGCGAGCGCGGCGCCTGCTTCGGCGGCGAGCTCTCGGGTCACTACTACTTCCGCTTCCCCGCCGGCTACATCGCCGACGACGGCGCGGCGGCGATGCTGCTCCTGCTCGAGACCCTGGCGGTGCGCGCACGGCCGCTGTCGGAGCTGTGGCAGCCCTACCGCCGCTACCGCCAGAGCGGCGAGATCAACCGGCGCGTGCCCGACGTGGCGCGCGCGCTCGCCCGGGTGCGCGCGGCCTTCCCCGACGGTGCCGCCGACGAGCTCGACGGACTCACCGTGACCTACCCGAGCTGGTGGTTCAACCTGCGCCCGTCGAACACCGAGCCGCTCCTGCGCCTCAACCTCGAGGCGCCCGACGACGAGTCACTCGCGCGCGAGCGCGACAAGATCCTCGCGCTGATCGAGGCCTCGTGA